The nucleotide window GCAAAGGGTGATGGCAAGATGAGTAAAGTCGCGACAGACACCTTTGCGTTCCGTCATTGTTTCAGATGCGGTACGGGTCGCCCGTGCATGTTCATATCCGAAAGAGACATGGCCGTGAACAAAGTCACATATGGCCTGAACACGAGCCCAGCCGGGCGCTGTTGTCTCAAAGAGTTGCCACGCTTTTTCAGACAGAAGGTCTGTTTCGCAATATCGACTTCCCAATAGATAGACGAGCGTATCGGCAGGCAAATGCTGAACCTCGAATTGCACGGCATCAGGCGCTTCCGGATCGGGTTCACCTTTATCACGGAATATGCCGTTTGTTGTCAGTTCGAAGTCTCCGCCCGGAGCAATCAATCTGGTACACCAGTTTCCAAAGCCGTCCCGATAGCTTTCCAAGGGTACACTTGGTGAGGAAATCATAAAATCAGGACGTTCCAAGTCGCCAAAATGTGAA belongs to uncultured Cohaesibacter sp. and includes:
- a CDS encoding transglutaminase family protein, with protein sequence MRINLGCRLHFNFPQDTPMVAVLNVHYSHFGDLERPDFMISSPSVPLESYRDGFGNWCTRLIAPGGDFELTTNGIFRDKGEPDPEAPDAVQFEVQHLPADTLVYLLGSRYCETDLLSEKAWQLFETTAPGWARVQAICDFVHGHVSFGYEHARATRTASETMTERKGVCRDFTHLAITLCRCLNIPARYCTGYLSDIGEQGPYPPGDFAAWMEVYLSGHWWIFDPRNNTRRIGRILVARGRDAADVPLTQTFGKNTLMNFSVWANEIQEK